In the genome of Sardina pilchardus chromosome 14, fSarPil1.1, whole genome shotgun sequence, one region contains:
- the cimip2b gene encoding ciliary microtubule inner protein 2B: MQEFPPKFSKVLVTPDPQYIPGYAGYCPQLKFNLGKTYGQLTAELLTSPDVPRSQRLVLNSGRLPRGEAELGPRGEIRSNWPGGRRHMERMIPGYTGFVPKSQHYFARTYAETCREALTEFSHDQQGRVHLDAVGLPPMSTKQGLLDIKPWKLNTPLPAISKEPAPYVALDPWKPRGSPYFMDDGSPHKYFISGYTGYVPKSRFLIGSSYPITTNKALVQFGRDMRTVPSALQAHSQEPQLLPPTPTIYHSQRGLLPSYTGHVPGYKFRYGHTFGQLTHNSLGCTDSKRTVKTH; encoded by the exons CTATGCCGGTTACTGTCCGCAGCTGAAGTTCAACCTGGGGAAGACCTACGGGCAGCTGACGGCGGAGCTGCTGACGTCCCCGGATGTGCCGCGCTCCCAGCGGCTGGTGCTGAACTCGGGCCGCCTGCCCCgcggagaggcagagctggGGCCTCGCGGAGAGATCAGGAGCAACTGGCCAGGGGGACGCAGGCACATGGAGCGCATGATACCAGGATAcactg GCTTCGTACCAAAGAGCCAGCACTACTTTGCGCGGACGTACGCCGAAACCTGTCGCGAGGCGCTGACCGAGTTCAGCCACGACCAGCAGGGAAGGGTGCATCTGGACGCCGTTGGCCTGCCCCCTATGTCCACCAAGCAGGGCCTTCTGGACATCAAG CCATGGAAGCTGAACACCCCGCTCCCAGCCATCTCCAAGGAGCCTGCTCCCTACGTGGCCCTGGACCCTTGGAAGCCCCGTGGCTCACCGTACTTCATGGACGACGGCAGCCCACACAAGTACTTCATCTCAG GCTACACTGGCTACGTGCCCAAGTCGCGCTTCCTCATTGGCAGCAGCTaccccatcaccaccaacaAGGCGCTGGTCCAGTTTGGCAGAGACATGAGGACCGTGCCCTCGGCCCTGCAGGCCCACAGTCAGGAGCCGCAGCTGctgccacccacccccaccatctACCACTCCCAGCGCGGCCTGCTACCTTCCTACACCGGACACGTGCCAG GGTACAAATTTAGGTATGGCCACACCTTTGGGCAGCTTACCCACAATTCCTTGGGCTGCACTGACAGTAAGAGGACCGTGAAGACCCACTGA
- the LOC134101240 gene encoding AP-4 complex accessory subunit RUSC2, translating to MMDSSASLSGETLFLRQAALVLERQTPAWKLCSAVQRPARPCSLNLTYTISLPVPPQPQQQQQQQQQDPFREALSSLAESEKEGGGGGGDAEEEVGKEEEAHLLSERMRAVSSPAPDLSGGSSPTGFDVNEEKGVVVGDRGTPRWINPFIPEEERKEEEEEEEEDDLDGDNLHKYQEDFSFQLHGDTRAVEEVEPACPAEEPVQTHGSENADARRTLWSQERGVSKELENLSQPGVGEFRPRCDSRGTPMLVDCGEPECGGPGNSNSGVSKEKPSQPSQTSGNACPCTLGKPRKQSEGFVDNNVSDSSCNSSDGVLVTFSAIYSKSNNAVPANPFQLDSPIEPSHGTSSLSQDGSNSSPYWSPQGADPNCNYQLDSEGVPSPLFSDLATVLHAQTRLALPSQNYYKLVTCDLSSQSSPSPAWSSVTSCSEGGHSQSSPTPPAEYFLFRRDDGEGGTETRPGEEQPQERVEEPVENSTKDNCSDNPCKKVIKGKTSLTCSWCDNTTTKCLLSPTLPTMPRVPSCPGHLTVSGASQHVTSFAEIAHCKRGMRDTSSLRTSPEDHQSPAPTVKDRECEGQNGGSGSSCSPSTVNQHNKTSVHMDPEILPSTSKIEGACSSSSPGVVRFSKDQRPTSLPIQPFVLQLPPGRQQKPLGSLLNQYLSHGKPSSGSGGGGCAPHRGKGKGKGKAVPSFLRPSPLGGYSALHLEAASSSDTCSTCTPSPAPFPHPHRLAWGFHHQQQQQRYDSPPDAQCYLDSGTQSGSGLNPFRLYVSQSSPDEALDCQGKRGEDTVSPPARTGARRSPEASNALTLPAQQHAREPGPKMADPFQPLGPSSLGAELSQAAEPAPAWDVCHRGPSPAVTSVTCLNTPPCLSSGPVERPVAQCSTSTALGAAAVCRPALPNRFQGRQPQPYHQQGDSFSLTDMPPEEFCLSPDASSESISIDLLQKKALLKAVSSAVDLISTYFEHPSRDADEKLQLGNSTLNPTIAQLVLNKLCPAIRNILLDGLRSYKLDLIVGQRRNQPWDIVLASTQPGPTTRVLHSLVSVVSKCSQLTKHSMRFNAFIMGLLNLRALEFWLNHLYTCVDVLRPLYHHWGLVPLWQGPCRPHLHELLLLLEPLAGLPFDLHLLSEARLLKRSSSLLAQSAYSSLQMSAISANPNKGGEQRKEQSQSTERRVKRESSSVYAALLSPQTFMQHISLGPQTNSAQSQSRPLGGSNGQSDSAVGWWLQQPSVVEGVMAPSVDTQENRWSEERREEECGRGMERREETPEERTPQELRWARLFGSRVGAPIRRESKQQGPNKTQKTRLPSQWLSLDGSGLEFLAQSVWSSRRQDTYPFSNHTADMAERNRH from the exons ATGATGGACAGTTCCGCCAGCCTATCAGGGGAGACTCTGTTCCTGCGTCAGGCCGCTCTGGTGCTGGAGCGCCAGACTCCCGCGTGGAAGCTGTGCAGCGCTGTGCAGCGACCCGCTCGACCGTGCTCCCTCAACCTCACATACACCATCTCCCTCCCCGTGCCACCacaaccacagcagcagcagcagcagcagcagcaggatccATTCAGGGAGGCTCTGAGCAGTTTAGCAGAGTCTGAGAAggagggcggaggaggaggaggggacgcagaggaggaggtggggaaggaagaggaggcgcACCTGCTGTCTGAGCGAATGCGGGCCGTCTCCTCACCAGCTCCCGATCTGAGCGGAGGGAGTTCCCCGACGGGCTTCGACGTGAACGAGGAGAAGGGCGTCGTCGTCGGGGACAGAGGCACGCCGCGATGGATCAACCCCTTCATCcccgaggaggagaggaaggaggaggaggaggaggaagaggaggatgatttGGACGGGGACAACTTGCACAAGTACCAGGAGGACTTCTCCTTCCAGCTGCACGGAGACACCAGGGCCGTGGAGGAGGTTGAGCCAGCGTGTCCGGCAGAAGAACCTGTTCAAACCCACGGTTCCGAAAACGCGGACGCGCGCAGAACCTTGTGGAGCCAGGAGAGAGGCGTGTCGAAAGAGCTGGAGAACCTCAGCCAGCCGGGGGTCGGGGAGTTCCGTCCCAGGTGTGACTCCAGAGGCACCCCGATGCTCGTGGACTGCGGCGAGCCGGAGTGTGGCGGGCCGGGGAACAGCAACAGTGGAGTCTCCAAAGAGAAGCCGTCCCAACCCTCCCAGACGTCTGGCAACGCGTGCCCTTGCACTCTCGGCAAACCGCGCAAACAGTCGGAAGGCTTCGTGGACAACAACGTCAGCGACTCCTCCTGCAACAGTTCCGACGGAGTCCTCGTCACCTTCAGCGCCATTTACAGCAAGAGCAACAACGCCGTGCCCGCCAACCCGTTCCAGCTGGACAGCCCGATCGAGCCCTCGCACGGCACCAGCTCCTTGTCGCAGGACGGGTCGAACTCGTCGCCCTACTGGTCGCCTCAGGGCGCGGATCCCAACTGCAACTATCAGCTGGACTCCGAGGGCGTCCCGTCGCCGCTTTTCTCGGACCTCGCCACCGTGCTCCATGCTCAGACGCGGCTGGCCCTGCCCTCTCAGAACTACTACAAGCTGGTGACCTGCGACCTCTCGTCGCAGTCGTCCCCCAGCCCGGCCTGGTCGTCGGTGACCAGCTGCTCGGAAGGGGGGCACAGCCAGAGCAGCCCGACCCCGCCTGCCGAGTACTTCCTGTTCCGGAGAGACgacggggagggggggacagagaCCCGACCTGGGGAGGAG CAACCACAGGAACGAGTTGAAGAGCCAGTGGAAAACAGCACTAAAGACAACTGTTCTGACAACCCATGTAAGAAAGTGATCAAGGGAAAGACCTCTCTCACCTGCAGCTGGTGTGACAACACCACCACGAAATGCCTCCTCTCGCCCACCCTACCCACGATGCCACGCGTGCCCAGCTGCCCTGGCCATCTCACGGTCAGCGGTGCCAGTCAACATGTGACCAGCTTTGCTGAGATTGCCCACTGCAAAAGGGGCATGAGAGACACATCCTCCCTGAGGACCAGTCCAGAAGATCACCAATCGCCTGCTCCCACTGTTAAAGATAGGGAGTGTGAAGGACAAAATGGCGGCTCAGGATCTAGCTGTTCACCCTCTACTGTTAATCAGCACAATAAGACATCTGTGCATATGGATCCAGAGATCCTTCCCTCAACCTCTAAAATAGAAG GGGCCTGCTCGTCTTCGTCTCCGGGGGTGGTGCGCTTCAGTAAGGACCAGAGGCCCACCTCGCTCCCCATCCAGCCCTTCGTGCTGCAGTTGCCGCCGGGGAGGCAGCAGAAGCCGCTGGGCTCGCTCCTCAACCAGTACCTCAGCCACGGCAAGcccagcagcggcagcggcggcggaggcTGCGCCCCACACAGGGGCAAGGGCAAGGGCAAGGGCAAGGCGGTGCCCAGCTTCCTGCGCCCCTCGCCCCTCGGGGGGTACTCCGCGCTGCACCTGGAGGCTGCCTCCAGCTCGGACACCTGCTCCACCTGCACCCCGAGCCCCGCCCCGTTCCCCCACCCGCACCGCTTGGCCTGGGGCttccaccaccaacaacaacaacaacgttacGACAGCCCTCCCGACGCGCAGTGCTACCTGGACAGCGGGACCCAAAGCGGCTCTGGCTTGAACCCGTTTAGGCTGTACGTGTCCCAGAGTAGCCCAGACGAGGCGCTCGACTGCCAGGGCAAGCGCGGCGAAGACACCGTGTCTCCTCCAGCGCGGACCGGTGCCAGACGGAGCCCGGAGGCATCAAATGCGCTCACTCTGCCTGCTCAGCAGCACGCTCGAGAGCCGGGCCCCAAAATGGCCGACCCCTTTCAACCCCTCGGCCCGTCTTCGCTCGGGGCCGAGCTGAGTCAGGCGGCGGAGCCGGCGCCCGCCTGGGACGTGTGTCATCGCGGCCCGAGCCCCGCCGTGACCTCGGTGACCTGTCTGAACACCCCGCCCTGCTTGTCGTCCGGTCCGGTGGAGAGGCCCGTGGCCCAGTGCAGCACCAGCACAGCCCTCGGCGCCGCGGCCGTCTGCAGACCAGCCCTGCCCAACC GTTTCCAAGGGAGACAGCCTCAGCCCTACCATCAGCAAGGTGACTCATTCTCGCTGACGGACATGCCGCCGGAAGAGTTCTGCCTCTCCCCCGACGCCTCTTCTGAGTCCATCTCCATCGACCTGCTGCAGAAAAAAG CTCTGCTAAAAGCTGTGAGCTCGGCAGTGGATTTGATCTCCACATATTTTGAACACCCAAGTCGTGATGCAGATGAAAAG CTTCAGCTTGGAAACAGTACCTTGAACCCCACCATAGCTCAGCTGGTTCTGAACAAGCTGTGTCCAGCTATCCGGAACATTTTACTGGACGGTCTGCGGTCGTACAAGCTGGACCTGATTGTGGGACAGCGCCGCAACCAGCCTTGGGACATTGTTCTGGCTTCCACACAACCAG GCCCCACCACTCGAGTCCTGCACAGTCTGGTGTCGGTGGTGAGCAAGTGTTCCCAGCTCACCAAGCACAGCATGAGGTTCAACGCCTTCATTATGGGGCTGCTCAA TTTACGAGCACTGGAGTTCTGGCTTAATCACCTGTACACATGTGTAG ATGTGTTGCGTCCTCTCTACCACCACTGGGGTCTGGTCCCGCTATGGCAGGGGCCGTGTCGCCCCCACCTCCAcgagctcctgctcctcctggagCCGTTGGCTGGCCTGCCCTTTGACCTCCATCTCCTGTCAGAAGCCCGCCTCCTCAAGCGCTCTTCCTCCCTGCTGGCCCAATCAGCTTACTCCTCCCTCCAGATGTCAGCCATTTCAGCCAATCCGAACAAGGGAGGCGAGCAGAGGAAAGAGCAGTCgcagagcactgagaggagagtaaagagagagagtagttcTGTTTACGCCGCGTTACTGAGCCCGCAGACATTTATGCAGCACATCTCTCTGGGGCCGCAGACAAACAGTGCGCAGAGTCAGAGTcggccactaggtggcagcaaCGGTCAGTCAGATTCTGCTGTCGGTTGGTGGCTACAGCAGCCGTCGGTGGTGGAAGGAGTGATGGCGCCCTCTGTGGACACCCAGGAGAACAgatggagtgaggagaggagggaggaggagtgcgggagagggatggagagaagagaggaaaccCCGGAGGAGAGGACCCCACAGGAGCTCCGTTGGGCGCGGCTGTTTGGGTCTAGAGTTGGCGCCCCCATCAGGAGAGAAAGCAAACAGCAAGGCCCCAACAAGACCCAGAAAACCAG GCTGCCGTCTCAGTGGTTGAGTTTGGACGGGTCGGGTCTAGAATTCCTGGCCCAGAGTGTTTGGTCCAGCCGGCGACAGGACACCTACCCCTTCTCCAACCACACCGCTGACATGGCGGAACGGAACCGACACTGA